TTGCGTATCAAGTGTGCATAATGCAGCTCAAGAGAGATATAACTTATTTGTGAATCCTCGTGCAGCAATTAATGATCTTTTTGTGAAGGTGAACAGTGAGGATTTACGTCTTTACAAGATGAGGTTGAAGTATTCACTTAGATGCTTGCAATTTCTTCATCATCAAGGATTGGCATTTCATGGGCATGATGAAAGTGAACAGTCTAGCAATAGAGGAAACTTCCTTGAGATACTGAAGTGGCTTGCGGCAAATAGTGAGTAGGTGAATAAGTATGTTTTGAAGAATGCACCAGGTAACTACCAATTGACATCTCATCAGATACAACAGCAGATTATTCAATGTTGTGCACAACTTACTAGAAAGCAAATTATTGATGAACTTGGTGATGAGTACTATGCTATTCTAGCTGATGAGTCTAGTGATGTATCACATAAAGAACAACTAGCTTTATGCTTGCGTTTTGTTGATAAAGTAGGGAGGCCGTGTGAGCACTTTCTTGGAGTTGTTCATGTAAGTGACACTACTTCATTGTCACTTAAGGAAGCAATTGAAACTTTACTTATTGACCATGGTTTGACTATAACACAAATTCGTGGGCAAGGATATGATGGGGCTAGTAATATGAGAGGAGAAATTAAAGGATAGAAAACATTGATCATGAAAGAGTCACCttctgcatattatattcatcgttTTGCACATCAACTCCAGCTAGTTCTTGTTGATGTTGTCAAGGGAAATGATGATTGTGTGTGGTTTTTTGACCGAGTGTCTTTATTACTGAATGTTATTGGAGTCTCTTGTAAGCGTCATGACATGCTTCAAGATGCTAGACTTCATAATATCATGAAACTACTTGAATGTGGTGAGTTACAAACTGGGAGTGGTTTGAATCAAGAGATGGGGTTACCTAGGCCTGGTGATACTCGGTGGGGCTCTCATTACAAAATTGTTCTTAACATTATTGCTATGTATCCCACAATCCGTGATGTGCTCATAACTCTTGGACAAGATGCTTCACAAAGAAGTGATTGACCCAAAATTCATACTATTTTTGGAGTGTTCGAGCCATTTGACTTTATTTTCAATGCACACTTGATGCTTGTCATTCTTGGATACACAAGTGATTTGTCTGATTGTTTGCAAAGAAGAGACCAAGATATTCTTACTGCAATGGCACTTGTTAGAACTGCAAAAAGTAGAATACAAGAGCTTAGGGCTAATGGGTGGGATGCATTTATGCAAAAGGTCACACTATTTTGTAACAAGCATGGCATTAAAGTTCCTATAATGGGAGATAATTATGTGCCTTATGGAAGATCAACACGGTTTGCTCGACCCCAAACAAATGATGATCACTTTCGAAGAGAAGTTTTTCTTGGAGTCATTGATCAAATTAGTCAAGAGCTTGAAAATCGGTTTGATGAGATCAATATGGAGCTGCTATCTTGTATGTCTGATTTGAATCCCGCCAACTCATTTGCTGCTTTTGATGCACAAAAGGTATGCAAACTTGCTTCTAAAATTTGTATTGCTTTCAAAAGTGGTAGAGGATCTCTTTAACTCATTTGTTTCTTTTGATGCACACAGGGTACGAAGACTTGCTGAGTTTTATCCCAAAGACTTTTCAAGTGCCGACTTGATACACCTTGAATTACAACTTGATAACTATATTGATGACATGAGAAATGATGAGAACTTTCAAGGCCTTTGAAATCTTGTTGATCTCTCGGTTAAGCTTGTTCAAACAGGGAGACATATAGTTCATCATTTGGTGTACTTGCTTTTAAAATTGGTATTGATTCTCCCGGTGGCAACAACAAATGTTGAGAGTGCGTTCTCTGCCATGAGTTTTGTCAAGAACAAGTTGAGAAATAAGATGGGTGATAGTCTTTTGGGTGATTGCCTAGTCATATACATTGAGAGGGATGCTTTCTCCGAGGTGAATGAAGATGACATAATTGATACCTTCATGGCAATGCAAAAACGTAGGCCAGAAAGATAGTCTTTTTGAACTTCTCAAGGTATGTGCTATGGTCCATATACTATTTACTATGTAGGCTTCTTTATGTAAAACTGAGATTTAATTGAGAATTTTAGTGTGTCTGTAAGACCATATTGATCTATTTCTATGTGCTATTGGTAATTAGTTAGAATGTTCACATGTAATATTAGTTATAAAAAAATTGGGGGCGGACCACCCTGATATCaaatgctagctccgccactgctggCCAGGGTGGTAGAGCAACAACAATAACAAGAGAGAAAATGGAGAGAATGGAGTCGCAGACAACAAGAGAGAAAGGAGAGAATGGAGCCGCAGGGTCTGGGAAGGGTTTTGGGTTGGCCTAGGGTGTCGAATTCGTACGTTTCGCGTGTCCGGACTCTCACAAACCTCCTTTATTTTTGTTTTCAATTTACAAGAGAAATCACGTCCGGACCGACACAAAACCGTGTTGAATGACTTCCTCGGTCCAGATGATTGCAAAAGGTTTACAAATCTGCCTTGAAGATGCCCTAACAATGTGCACTAGAGCAAGCACATGGATTTGTAGTCGAGGGGCGCCACATCGGGATAGTAAATGTAAGACACATGTAAAGGCGGGCACACGATTTACTCAGGCTGATGCTCCGGACCGGGCAAAAGGCTGACGCTCCGGACTGCGTAAAAGCCTACTTCCTGTCTTGCTCTTTCCTTACGTGTCAAACTCCAACACCGttacataatatttctttctccacGTTGACGTTGAAGCGAAACCTTGAAAGGATTTGACCGAACAGGACCTAAGAACACGGAGTAAGATGGACCAATTATAGAGCATAATGTGCAATGTACCCCGAAGAAGGAAGTTGAGCTCCCAAGTACTCCGGCGCGTAAAATATAACACGGAGTAACATCTTGCAGAGTATATAACGCAAGCTAATACAGAGTTGCAGCGACCATCAAGGTCAGCAGGTTTCAATGGATTTAGCGCCGTCCAAACCCCAACGCACAAGAATCGCATATCTATATCAGGCCTTGGCGCTGCAGGTCAGTGTACGTCTTTTTGTTGTAGATGTTGCCATCCTTGTCTTCGTACTCCTCTTCCAAGTCTGGCCGCCACTTGTTCAGCCCTTGCTTTGCTTGTATCCTCTCCCACAGTGCTTTCGCCTCCTGACAGCACAAATCAGGCATGTCAAAGCAACTTAGCGGCAAGCAAGACATCGCATGAACAAGACAATAGCAAATGGCGGCCGGTGTACCTCAATGGATGTAATTTCGTTGAAGTTCTTGGTATTAGGAATACCAAGGCATCGCATCCCATGCTGATGGCGCCACTCTTTGAAATGGCGCTCATAGTCCCTTCGCCCCCAGTAACTGTGGTTACCACATATCTCGCACTTGAATTCCTGGCAACAGATAGTTAAAACATCAGTGGTCTACAACCAAACTCGATGGTGATGGCTGGGCATATAATAGCGACAATGTTATAGATGTTCAAAGTCAAGTTTAATAGTTGACACAGGCGCAACACAAATAACAGGTGAAACTATGAGCAAGCTATCGAATTAAGATTTACCATTCATTTTCGGTAACATGCCATTTTGTAGCTCCAAACATTGTGCTGATGATAGTATTAGAGAAAGAGAGAAATGTAAAACGTTTTTTTTTTTGCCGGTCAACACTTCCTCAAATTACAGAACGTATATAATTAGTTGACACATAGCAAAGCTGAGCCAAGATCAATTAGTTGAGATATGGGCACAATCGTATGGCTAAGACACATCGCCACACCTAACAGTTATAAACTGTGGCAAGCCACAAAAATTGTAGCTAACAAATTGAAGGCCACCACTTAAGCAATGTTTGGCTAGAAATGTGCCACCAAAATGTGGGGTTACAAGACTACAAGAAAGTATGGCATTGCAAAAGTTTGGCAATAAACCAGACACTAACCTAACAAAATCAAACTAGGTTAACCTAGGTGTGGCGTGTTGTGCTATCCAACTGTACATGCCTTATACCAGTTACCACTGCCCATCAGTCAATTAATTGGCAGTCACTGAACATAATGGAAATTGATTTGTTTTCCAAATAGAATGGTGTCACAATAAAGTGATGATCAATACATTCATGTAGGAAGAAAATTTACTAACATGATGACTTAGAAATATTCAGCAAACAGTAAGATGAGCCATTGACCTCTAATCGAAGATCCAAAAAAAGTAATAACTAATTAAACTGTTAACGACAAGGCTGGTCTGATAACTAATTAAGCTGTTAACGACAAGGCTGGTGTGATAACTAATTAAGCTGTTAACGACAAAGCTGGTACCTGACCAAGACCGTGAAGCTTATAGAGCCAATAGGGGATAGGTTTCCCGTCCCAACCCATTGGTAACTTGAGAGGGTTGTAGATTTGTTGGTCTTCGTCATCACTTTCACTATCAGCTTGTACTTCTTCCTATACAAAGTTAAAGATGAAGTTCAGAAAACAGAACAATATTTCAGTAAATAGAAGAAAAGGAGAAACTTAAGTACTTCTTCCCGTTCTGCTTCCATTTCTTCATAGGTCAAAGTCAGCTTCTTCTCCGCATTTTCCTTTGTTCTTACAATGACCTGCACACACAAAAACATAAAATCTACCAAGGCATGAGCACCAGGTTAAACTTGAAATTTAAAATGGACATAAAATTAGAAGAACATGCCGCGAAAAATGCCGATGACTGGTAGTCCTACCAAGATAAAGGAAACTTTCGTAAACCACACCAAGGAAAGTAGATCATGATAGAATTCCATACACATGGAAATGTTGGTTCAAAAATCTAGCTGTAGAGTAGTCATGGTACAGTTGGAGCTTTTCGTTCACCAATGATCACTTTTGTAAAGAACGTGCTAGAAAAGGTACATGAAGGCATTGGTGACAGCAGAACTTAGGTGATGGCAACTTTTGCTATTCTCTTCCTGATAGGTGTTATTCAATCGTTTTTTTTCTTCACTTGCTACACATCATTCTGAGGATCTAATTTAGAtaggttgataaacattgagattcTGAAACTAATCCCTTCGACCCAAGGCCACATCATCAAACGGCGGCTCGGCTTTAGGGCATTTTAGACAGTCACACCAAATGAGGTCTGAGGCAAAAGATCAAAGCAGATAAACTTTACGGCAACTCATAAAAAATCCCATGAAAAGATGGTCCCGGTACTTCTATTCATGACCATGCCATACTATGCCCAAATAAAGCAATAGATGTCTCATTAAATGGTGGGAGCAACGCTTACGAGTCGATGAGACGTTCGAACGTTGAAACTCATAGACTAATCGTGACTAGTCTAGACTACTGCTGGACTACATGGTACTGTAGCACAAACTTGCAGTAATCAATTACTAAAACCTAGTATTAATATGTAATATATACTATAAAAAGTGCATTGGAGCGTCAATTTGTCCTGCAGATTAGGCCAATAAGCATATTTCCATGTTGGATCCTTGCTCCTAGTTGGCTTCTTGCAGGATCCTTCGATGGATCGTATTGATCATTGGCCTGAGCTGCAGCTGCTGAATACACTACTTGAGATATTTCCGGCACAGACATTGCAGTTCAGACCTAAGGATCTTGAAACTGAAGCAAACAAAACGAAATAAGAGGGCAGCGGGTAAAAATCAAATCAAAGAAGGGAAGAAGAGAAGGGAGAAATTACTTTGCTAATATGCTTGCTTGCTTGCTGCAACCTGAGGGACGAGCGGATCCAGTAGCCAGAAGACAGCAGAGGGAGGGAGACCGTAGGGGCAGAGCCAGGGAGAGCAGAAGCAATGGAGCGAAAGGGCCAGAGCAGAGGAGCGCAGGGGAAAGGGCCAGAGCAAGAGGAGCGCAGGGGAAAGGGCCAGAGTAGAGGAGCGCAGATCCATGGAGAGTAGAAGCAATGGAGGGAAAGGGACAGGGTGGCTGGCTCACTTATCCCCTCCCAATCCCTAAAGAAGTAAAACGAAGGACTCAAGGTGGACGACTAGTCTATGACTAGTCCTTCGACTCCTCAACTCGGCGAACTAGTCTACACGAGATTTCTAGTTGACACCCAGAATGTGACTCATAGACTAGTCTAGCGACTAATCTCGACTAGTCTCTCGACTCGTAATCAATGGGTGGGAGCATCCGCAATGGATTAGCTTATCCTAGGTCAAGGCCATTCCTCAAACTAAACTGGTGTAGTCATGATTTGACTAACATACCCATGTTGAAATGGGTGATTGAAAGCACAAGTCATTGCGAACACATAAAAAGAGTAAGAGCTGACCTCATCGAGAATCTCACATAAGCGCTTCATCTTCACTTCAACCAAAGCAATTTCCTTCTTCAAATCATCACCTTTGGCAAAATGCTTACGATCCAATTGTTCCAAGGGTGTATGCTGCAAAAATATGACCAGCAGCAGCAAATTTAAAACTGATAAATAGCTCAAACAAGATTAGCAAGAGTGTTTAGTAGTCACCTTCAGCAAGAAAAGGCGCTCAGCACGCTGTTGAACAGTGCCGCCACCCTTCAATCCACGAGCAGTTAAAGCCTGGAAAAATGTTTCAGTATTAAATAAGGCCAAGTTAAGGATGGAATAAAATAGAACACTAACTGTGTTAGAAGATCGTACCTCTTTCAACTTTTCCGGACCAAGCTCTACAAGCTCTTCAACAATATTGTAGTAATCGAGGTCTACTGCAGACTCTTGCGATTCAGATTTTTTCTCTGTGCCCTTATTCTCCCATCCAGGTACTTCGCCATTGGCCCACTGTTCTTCGAACTCACTTTGCAACTGCACAAGCATAGATACTATTAGCTAGTCAGTTGTTGCCTACCATGGAAGTTTGAACCTATATGGGTTTGATAGTAGTTATTTCTAGTTCTATGTTAAGTACATATTCTCAACCCCACCACCAGCAACACTAAAATTAATCATAACAGTGAATCAGTGATAGATCATGAGTAATATCTGCATATATTCTCAACCCCAACACAAGTCTTAAGTGATGCACAACACAAGGTGTGAATACAGAAGAAAGAAAATATACTAGAATGTACAAGAGTCAAGAGGATTGACCTTTGTAAAAATCTTATCAATATCTTGCAATGGCTCTGTACGATACATAAATGACATCAGGTATTCCAAAATATGCTCCAAATATTCTTTGTATTGCCTGAAAAATTGAAGAAAATGAAGATAAGTTCATAAATCATCTTTACAGAAATGTATGTACACTTTAAAAAACTACAGTTGATCAAACAAATGTTAGGCGTGTTGAGCAAATTTTGGTTAATCACATGTACTTCAATACAGGTCTTACTAGACCCCACCACTCTAGTAGTTACCTGTTATGTTTCCTCTCAATCCCAAACGAGGGTGTCCATTCAGTTTGTTAGGTAAACACGGTATTGTCGGTACAATAGATAGGTAACAGAAATTACAGTTCACAGGTAATTAATAAATTATTTTGGTAGAGAGATTTCGGGTATTGCTCTTGTGAATTCTGGAACAAACAACATGACAACTTTATAACACAGCGACAAATGAGACCAAGTAATGAACCCTTACAAGTGATACAGTTATAGTCTACATGTAAGAAGCAATGAAGTCCAGACAACCAGTAATCAGTAACCCCCTGCTTCTGCATTGGGTACGCACAAGAAATAAACTGGCACTGCTGGGCCTATGATATGAAACAGAACTATAGCAGCAGCCAACATCCGACACATGAATATTTTGTTCTTTTGTTCCTACCATACAGAATACTGATCAATCTGGATTGACTGGAAAGGTATGCCTTTTGGGGTTCCGTTTGGTCAGGAAGTGCGATCCTAGTCCTAAC
This portion of the Triticum dicoccoides isolate Atlit2015 ecotype Zavitan chromosome 7A, WEW_v2.0, whole genome shotgun sequence genome encodes:
- the LOC119331076 gene encoding splicing factor SF3a60 homolog codes for the protein MASSVLEATRAAHEDIERLERLVVRELQRDPANARDRLFQSHRVRHMLDLVISTSDKLVEIYEDKDGARKDEISSHLTAPVQSDIFPKYYERLKEIRDYHRRNHSARFISETDDYEELLKEEPAIEFTGEEAFGRYLDLHELYNEFINSKFGSLMEYSAYVGTFAQTEKILHSLKATRQYKEYLEHILEYLMSFMYRTEPLQDIDKIFTKLQSEFEEQWANGEVPGWENKGTEKKSESQESAVDLDYYNIVEELVELGPEKLKEALTARGLKGGGTVQQRAERLFLLKHTPLEQLDRKHFAKGDDLKKEIALVEVKMKRLCEILDEVIVRTKENAEKKLTLTYEEMEAEREEEEVQADSESDDEDQQIYNPLKLPMGWDGKPIPYWLYKLHGLGQEFKCEICGNHSYWGRRDYERHFKEWRHQHGMRCLGIPNTKNFNEITSIEEAKALWERIQAKQGLNKWRPDLEEEYEDKDGNIYNKKTYTDLQRQGLI